One region of Elephas maximus indicus isolate mEleMax1 chromosome 23, mEleMax1 primary haplotype, whole genome shotgun sequence genomic DNA includes:
- the P2RY14 gene encoding P2Y purinoceptor 14 isoform X2, producing MLVSMLPASAFGSYKMTNSTTTPPPEDACSRNTLITQRVIPVLYCTVFVMGILLNGVSGWIFLYVPNSKSFIVYLKNIVVADFLMSLTFPFKILSDTGLGPWQLNVFVCRVSAVFFYTNMYVSIVFFGLISFDRYYKIVKPLLTPFIQSVNYSKALSVTVWMLILLLGIPNIILTNQSVREERRINCVDLKSQLGQKWHKASNYICVGIFWIVFSLLIIFYAAITRKIFKSHLKSRTNSILVKKKSSRNIFSIVFVFVICFVPYHTARIPYTKSQTEEDYSCQSKEVLLYVKEFTLLLSAANVCLDPIIYFFLCQPFRETLCKKLNIPLKARHDLETSKTKRENMAHESTDTL from the exons ATGCTGGTCTCCATGTTACCT GCCTCTGCCTTTGGAAGTTACAAAATGACCAATTCCACCACCACGCCACCTCCTGAGGATGCCTGCTCCCGGAACACCCTGATAACCCAGCGTGTCATCCCTGTGCTATACTGCACGGTCTTTGTCATGGGGATCCTGCTCAACGGAGTGTCAGGATGGATATTCCTGTACGTGCCTAACTCCAAGAGTTTCATCGTCTATCTCAAAAACATCGTCGTCGCTGACTTCCTGATGAGCCTGACTTTTCCTTTCAAGATCCTCAGCGACACAGGCCTGGGCCCCTGGCAGCTGAACGTGTTCGTGTGCAGGGTTTCCGCCGTGTTCTTTTACACCAACATGTATGTCAGCATCGTGTTCTTTGGGCTCATCAGCTTCGACAGGTATTATAAAATCGTCAAGCCTCTTTTGACGCCTTTCATCCAGTCGGTGAATTACAGTAAAGCCCTGTCCGTCACAGTCTGGATGCTCATCCTCCTTCTCGGCATCCCAAACATTATTCTGACCAATCAGAGTGTCAGGGAGGAGAGGCGTATCAACTGTGTGGACCTTAAAAGCCAACTGGGACAAAAGTGGCACAAAGCGTCCAATTATATCTGTGTGGGTATCTTCTGGATTGTGTTTTCTCTGCTAATCATATTCTATGCCGCTATCACGAGGAAAATCTTCAAGTCTCACCTCAAGTCCAGAACAAATTCTATCTTGGTCAAGAAGAAATCCAGCCGTAACATATTCAGCATCGTCTTCGTATTTGTCATCTGCTTTGTGCCTTACCACACTGCCAGAATCCCTTATACAAAGAGTCAAACAGAGGAGGATTACAGCTGCCAGTCAAAAGAAGTCTTGCTCTACGTGAAAGAATTCACCCTGCTACTGTCTGCTGCAAATGTATGTCTGGACCCcattatttatttctttctatgCCAACCATTCAGAGAAACCTTATGTAAGAAATTGAATATCCCATTAAAAGCTCGGCATGATCTAGAgacttccaaaaccaaaagggaaaacatgGCACATGAAAGCACAGATACTTTATGA
- the P2RY14 gene encoding P2Y purinoceptor 14 isoform X3 yields the protein MTNSTTTPPPEDACSRNTLITQRVIPVLYCTVFVMGILLNGVSGWIFLYVPNSKSFIVYLKNIVVADFLMSLTFPFKILSDTGLGPWQLNVFVCRVSAVFFYTNMYVSIVFFGLISFDRYYKIVKPLLTPFIQSVNYSKALSVTVWMLILLLGIPNIILTNQSVREERRINCVDLKSQLGQKWHKASNYICVGIFWIVFSLLIIFYAAITRKIFKSHLKSRTNSILVKKKSSRNIFSIVFVFVICFVPYHTARIPYTKSQTEEDYSCQSKEVLLYVKEFTLLLSAANVCLDPIIYFFLCQPFRETLCKKLNIPLKARHDLETSKTKRENMAHESTDTL from the coding sequence ATGACCAATTCCACCACCACGCCACCTCCTGAGGATGCCTGCTCCCGGAACACCCTGATAACCCAGCGTGTCATCCCTGTGCTATACTGCACGGTCTTTGTCATGGGGATCCTGCTCAACGGAGTGTCAGGATGGATATTCCTGTACGTGCCTAACTCCAAGAGTTTCATCGTCTATCTCAAAAACATCGTCGTCGCTGACTTCCTGATGAGCCTGACTTTTCCTTTCAAGATCCTCAGCGACACAGGCCTGGGCCCCTGGCAGCTGAACGTGTTCGTGTGCAGGGTTTCCGCCGTGTTCTTTTACACCAACATGTATGTCAGCATCGTGTTCTTTGGGCTCATCAGCTTCGACAGGTATTATAAAATCGTCAAGCCTCTTTTGACGCCTTTCATCCAGTCGGTGAATTACAGTAAAGCCCTGTCCGTCACAGTCTGGATGCTCATCCTCCTTCTCGGCATCCCAAACATTATTCTGACCAATCAGAGTGTCAGGGAGGAGAGGCGTATCAACTGTGTGGACCTTAAAAGCCAACTGGGACAAAAGTGGCACAAAGCGTCCAATTATATCTGTGTGGGTATCTTCTGGATTGTGTTTTCTCTGCTAATCATATTCTATGCCGCTATCACGAGGAAAATCTTCAAGTCTCACCTCAAGTCCAGAACAAATTCTATCTTGGTCAAGAAGAAATCCAGCCGTAACATATTCAGCATCGTCTTCGTATTTGTCATCTGCTTTGTGCCTTACCACACTGCCAGAATCCCTTATACAAAGAGTCAAACAGAGGAGGATTACAGCTGCCAGTCAAAAGAAGTCTTGCTCTACGTGAAAGAATTCACCCTGCTACTGTCTGCTGCAAATGTATGTCTGGACCCcattatttatttctttctatgCCAACCATTCAGAGAAACCTTATGTAAGAAATTGAATATCCCATTAAAAGCTCGGCATGATCTAGAgacttccaaaaccaaaagggaaaacatgGCACATGAAAGCACAGATACTTTATGA
- the GPR171 gene encoding G-protein coupled receptor 171, with product MTNSSSPCTVYKNLEPFTYFFYLVFLVGIIGSCFAAWAFLQKNTNHRCVSIYLINLLTADFLLTLALPVKIVVDLGVAPWKMRIFHCQVTACLIYINMYLSIIFLAFISTDRYLQLIRSYKVYRIQEPGFAKMISTVVWLMVLLIMLPNMLIPIKDIKENPNVGCMDFKTKLGENWHLLTNFLCVAIFLNFSAVILIPNCLVIRQLYRNKDNESYSNVKRALINILLVTAGYIICFVPYHAVRIPYTLSQVEVISDCSTRNSLFKAKEATLLLAVSNLCFDPILYYHLSKTFRLKVTETFTSHKEPRTQKEKPRCENDA from the coding sequence ATGACAAACAGTTCCTCCCCCTGCACAGTTTACAAAAACCTGGAGCCATTCACAtactttttttatttggttttcctTGTTGGAATTATTGGAAGCTGCTTCGCAGCCTGGGCCTTCCTACAGAAAAACACGAACCACCGGTGCGTCAGCATTTACTTAATTAACTTGCTTACAGCGGATTTCCTGCTCACTCTGGCATTACCAGTGAAAATTGTTGTCGACCTGGGCGTGGCACCCTGGAAAATGAGGATATTCCACTGCCAAGTAACGGCCTGCCTCATCTATATTAATATGTACTTATCAATTATCTTCTTAGCCTTCATCAGCACTGATCGCTACCTGCAGTTGATACGCAGCTACAAGGTCTATCGGATACAAGAACCTGGGTTTGCCAAAATGATATCAACGGTTGTGTGGCTAATGGTCCTCCTTATAATGCTGCCAAACATGTTGATCCCCATCAAAGACATCAAGGAAAACCCAAACGTGGGCTGCATGGACTTCAAAACAAAGCTTGGGGAAAACTGGCACTTGCTGACGAATTTCCTGTGTGTGGCGATATTTTTAAACTTCTCCGCCGTTATTTTAATACCCAACTGCCTTGTCATTAGACAACTCTACAGAAACAAAGACAATGAAAGCTATTCCAATGTGAAAAGGGCGCTCATCAACATACTTTTAGTGACAGCAGGTTACATCATATGCTTCGTTCCTTACCACGCTGTCCGGATCCCATACACCCTCAGCCAGGTGGAAGTCATATCCGACTGCTCCACCAGGAATTCACTCTTCAAAGCCAAGGAGGCCACACTGCTCCTGGCTGTGTCCAACCTGTGTTTTGATCCCATTCTGTACTATCACCTCTCAAAAACATTCCGCTTAAAGGTCACTGAAACGTTTACCTCACATAAGGAGCCCAGGACCCAAAAAGAAAAGCCAAGATGTGAAAATGATGCATAA